From a single Desulfuromonas sp. genomic region:
- the proX gene encoding glycine betaine/L-proline ABC transporter substrate-binding protein ProX — translation MKRLFFILLVLALAAPALAADPTPGKGVTVKPARATWNTGYFQEALARRALEELGYKLKKTKELANPIFYQSVKLGDLDYWTNGWFPMHDGQLPKGFYDKAEKVGSFGKASGLMGYLVSKKEVEKYGIESLADFKRPEVQKAFDNNGDGKADLVACPPGWGCEQVISHHMDVYGLGDHIEPIKAAYAASMAEALANYKTGKPVFFYTWAPNWTIFKMKPGEDVMWINVPEIKPTEAQEPARDRMTVSGVEGAVSDPVKLGFVVSDIQVVANKKFLDKNPAARRFFELFTLPLADINEQNTRMHEGEDSKKDLERHVDEWIARNPQKWNGWLEEARKAAE, via the coding sequence ATGAAACGCTTGTTTTTCATTCTGCTCGTCCTGGCCCTCGCCGCGCCGGCGCTGGCCGCCGATCCGACCCCCGGCAAGGGAGTGACGGTGAAGCCGGCCCGCGCCACCTGGAACACCGGCTACTTTCAGGAGGCCCTGGCGCGCCGCGCCCTCGAGGAACTCGGCTACAAGCTTAAAAAGACCAAGGAACTGGCGAACCCGATCTTCTACCAGTCGGTGAAGCTCGGCGACCTCGACTACTGGACCAACGGCTGGTTCCCGATGCACGACGGCCAGCTGCCCAAGGGCTTCTACGACAAGGCAGAAAAGGTCGGTTCCTTCGGCAAGGCGAGCGGCCTGATGGGCTACCTCGTCTCCAAGAAGGAGGTCGAGAAGTACGGTATCGAGTCGCTCGCGGACTTCAAGCGCCCCGAGGTTCAGAAAGCCTTCGACAACAACGGCGACGGCAAGGCCGACCTCGTCGCCTGCCCCCCCGGCTGGGGGTGCGAGCAGGTTATCTCCCACCATATGGACGTCTACGGCCTCGGGGACCATATCGAGCCGATCAAGGCCGCCTACGCCGCCAGCATGGCCGAGGCCCTCGCCAACTACAAGACCGGAAAGCCGGTCTTCTTCTACACCTGGGCCCCCAACTGGACGATTTTCAAAATGAAGCCGGGCGAGGACGTGATGTGGATCAACGTCCCCGAAATCAAGCCGACCGAGGCCCAGGAGCCGGCCCGCGATAGGATGACCGTCTCGGGCGTTGAAGGGGCCGTTTCCGACCCCGTCAAGCTCGGTTTCGTCGTCAGCGATATCCAGGTCGTCGCCAACAAGAAGTTTTTGGACAAGAACCCCGCGGCCAGGCGCTTCTTCGAACTCTTCACCCTGCCCCTCGCCGACATCAACGAGCAGAACACCCGGATGCACGAAGGGGAGGATTCGAAGAAGGATCTCGAGCGCCACGTCGACGAGTGGATCGCCAGAAATCCCCAGAAGTGGAACGGCTGGCTGGAAGAGGCACGCAAGGCCGCCGAATAA
- a CDS encoding proline/glycine betaine ABC transporter permease has translation MFKFEEAVIPLDDWVQNGVDWLVENHRESFQALKLPIEKTLEGLELLLGSLPPSLVMLLFIVLAWRYAGKRVAAFSLAPLLLTGYLGLWEDTMITLAMVLCSVLFCAIVGIPLGILAGRSDRFEMLLRPLLDAMQTTPAFVYLVPVVMLFSIGTVSGVLATIVFALPPLIRLTSLGIRQVHPELVEAAVAFGATPFQVLRKVQFPLALPSVMAGLNQTIMMALSMVVIAAMIGAGGLGGPVVQGLNTLDIGLATVGGLGIVLMAMVLDRITQGMGKR, from the coding sequence TTGTTTAAGTTCGAAGAAGCCGTCATTCCCCTCGACGACTGGGTCCAGAACGGCGTCGACTGGCTCGTGGAAAACCACCGCGAATCGTTCCAGGCCCTCAAGTTGCCGATCGAAAAGACCCTCGAGGGGCTCGAGTTGCTGCTGGGCAGCCTGCCGCCGTCGCTTGTGATGCTCCTCTTCATCGTCCTCGCCTGGCGCTACGCCGGCAAGCGGGTCGCCGCCTTCTCCCTGGCGCCCCTCCTTCTCACCGGTTATCTCGGCCTGTGGGAAGACACCATGATCACCCTCGCCATGGTCCTCTGCTCGGTCCTTTTCTGCGCCATCGTCGGGATTCCCCTCGGCATTCTCGCCGGGCGAAGCGACCGATTCGAGATGCTGCTGCGGCCGCTGCTCGACGCAATGCAGACGACCCCGGCCTTCGTCTACCTGGTGCCGGTCGTCATGCTCTTCAGCATCGGCACCGTCTCGGGGGTGCTGGCGACGATCGTCTTCGCCCTGCCGCCGCTGATCCGGCTTACCAGCCTCGGCATCCGCCAGGTCCACCCTGAGCTAGTCGAGGCGGCCGTCGCCTTCGGCGCCACCCCCTTCCAGGTGCTGCGCAAGGTCCAGTTCCCCCTCGCCCTCCCCTCGGTGATGGCCGGGCTCAACCAGACCATCATGATGGCCCTGTCGATGGTCGTCATCGCCGCGATGATCGGTGCCGGCGGCCTCGGCGGCCCGGTGGTGCAGGGGCTGAACACCCTCGACATCGGCCTTGCCACCGTCGGCGGCCTCGGTATCGTGCTGATGGCGATGGTTCTCGACCGCATCACCCAGGGGATGGGGAAGAGATAG
- a CDS encoding MarR family transcriptional regulator yields MPEKPKRQASPTSTENADRNDKTPAGYSSSEPGATPAVPKGSYELRILQSLRRIIRAVEIHSRKLATQHQITGPQLACLLALAENESLTTTGLAQAVYLSPSTVVGIIDRLADKGLVDRMRSTRDRRQVLICVTEAGKKLAENAPSPLQDTLSEALVKLPELEQVSITLAMEKVVDLMEARQIDAAPLLETGPISAGPAKKPPTDR; encoded by the coding sequence ATGCCCGAAAAGCCAAAGCGCCAAGCCTCCCCCACATCTACCGAAAACGCCGATCGAAACGACAAAACCCCGGCTGGCTATTCCTCCTCAGAACCTGGGGCGACGCCCGCGGTTCCCAAGGGCAGCTACGAATTGCGCATCCTTCAATCTCTGCGACGCATCATCCGCGCCGTGGAGATCCATTCGCGCAAACTGGCCACACAGCACCAGATTACCGGTCCGCAGCTCGCTTGCCTGCTTGCCCTTGCCGAAAACGAGTCCCTGACCACCACCGGGCTTGCCCAGGCTGTCTACCTCAGCCCCAGCACCGTGGTGGGAATCATCGATCGCCTCGCTGACAAGGGCCTGGTCGACCGCATGCGCAGCACCAGGGACCGCCGGCAGGTTCTTATCTGTGTCACAGAGGCCGGCAAGAAACTGGCAGAAAACGCCCCATCCCCTCTGCAGGACACCCTCTCCGAGGCGCTGGTGAAACTGCCCGAGCTGGAGCAGGTTTCCATCACCCTGGCGATGGAGAAGGTCGTCGACCTGATGGAGGCCCGGCAGATCGATGCGGCTCCCCTGCTCGAAACGGGTCCGATTTCGGCGGGCCCGGCCAAAAAACCTCCGACCGATAGATAG
- a CDS encoding PaaI family thioesterase, translating to MEAATEKNESGPGCPPVDLSGEAGWVPFDAPALVGASLRFVSGEPEGNRYRVRYYRDEQERLRARIWFGPETEGPPGHSHGGAMAAVLDEVLGLAAWAAGHPIVVGNLNISFRNLLPLEQVVTVESEVVSAEGRKVMVHGRICSGETVFAEAQCLCITIPEK from the coding sequence GTGGAAGCAGCCACAGAGAAGAACGAATCGGGACCCGGATGTCCGCCGGTCGATCTGAGCGGCGAAGCTGGCTGGGTTCCCTTCGATGCGCCGGCGCTGGTCGGCGCGTCGCTGCGCTTCGTCTCCGGAGAACCGGAGGGGAACCGCTACCGGGTCCGCTACTATCGCGACGAGCAGGAGCGGCTGCGGGCGCGCATCTGGTTCGGCCCCGAGACCGAGGGTCCGCCCGGGCATTCTCACGGCGGCGCCATGGCCGCGGTCCTCGACGAGGTGCTCGGCCTGGCCGCATGGGCGGCGGGCCACCCGATCGTGGTCGGCAACCTCAACATCAGTTTCCGCAACCTGCTGCCGCTGGAGCAGGTGGTGACGGTCGAGAGCGAGGTCGTCTCCGCCGAGGGGCGCAAGGTGATGGTCCACGGCCGGATCTGTTCGGGCGAGACGGTATTCGCCGAGGCCCAGTGCCTCTGCATCACCATCCCGGAGAAGTGA
- a CDS encoding HAD-IIB family hydrolase translates to MTDLLVFTDLDGTLLDHHSYSYEPALPALQRLAAAAVPVIFNSSKTAAEIDQLRRELDNRHPFIVENGSAVCSPAGYFIPDALPGAHAGQACAVRTFGPGYPDILGRLHRIREGAGCRFRGFSDMTRDELATVTGLDPAAAARAQQRHASEPLLWEDTDAALEQFRRDLRKSELSLVRGGRFFHVMGEVDKADALRWLTNRYRQTWPNRRWQTVALGDSPNDRAMLEAADLAVTIPPAEGRPLQLARNTHVICPADPGPRGWQDAMTRILNRETDKGA, encoded by the coding sequence ATGACCGACCTCCTCGTCTTCACCGACCTCGACGGCACCCTGCTCGACCATCACAGCTATTCGTACGAACCGGCCCTGCCGGCCCTGCAGCGGCTGGCCGCGGCGGCGGTTCCGGTCATCTTCAATTCGAGCAAGACGGCCGCCGAGATTGACCAGCTGCGGCGCGAGCTCGACAACCGTCACCCCTTTATCGTCGAAAACGGCAGCGCCGTCTGCAGCCCCGCCGGGTATTTTATCCCCGACGCGCTCCCCGGGGCGCACGCCGGCCAGGCCTGCGCGGTTCGCACCTTCGGTCCGGGCTACCCCGACATCCTCGGCCGGCTGCATCGGATCCGCGAGGGCGCCGGCTGCCGTTTCAGGGGCTTTTCCGATATGACCCGCGATGAACTGGCCACGGTGACCGGCCTCGACCCGGCCGCCGCCGCCCGCGCCCAGCAGCGCCACGCCTCGGAACCTCTGCTCTGGGAGGATACCGATGCGGCCCTCGAACAATTTCGCCGGGATCTGCGGAAGAGCGAACTGAGCCTGGTCAGGGGGGGCCGCTTCTTTCACGTCATGGGAGAGGTCGACAAGGCCGACGCCCTGCGCTGGTTGACGAACCGCTACCGGCAAACCTGGCCGAATCGGCGCTGGCAAACCGTCGCCCTCGGCGACAGCCCGAACGACCGGGCCATGCTCGAAGCCGCCGATCTCGCCGTGACCATCCCCCCTGCGGAGGGCCGTCCGCTGCAACTTGCCCGGAACACGCACGTTATCTGCCCCGCGGACCCCGGCCCGAGAGGCTGGCAAGACGCCATGACCCGCATTCTGAACCGAGAGACCGACAAAGGAGCCTGA
- a CDS encoding alpha-amylase family glycosyl hydrolase, producing the protein MEKRSIETFIQAAAPRLQRLYGANQAPLLLDEITSLLQSHRAAGSAARCERWDQEDVILISYGDSIRTGGEAPLRTLGRFLREHLEGLISTVHILPFFPFSSDDGFSVIDYAAVDPELGDWKDIAAIRQDFDLMIDLVINHVSRESLWFIDFINNRPPACYYFIEMDPQVDLSDVVRPRQNKVLTPVHTHRGLKHVWSTFSEDQIDLNFANPNVLL; encoded by the coding sequence ATGGAAAAGAGATCGATCGAGACATTCATCCAGGCCGCGGCGCCCAGGCTTCAGCGCCTCTACGGCGCCAACCAGGCCCCGCTGCTCCTCGATGAAATCACCTCGCTGCTGCAAAGCCACCGCGCGGCAGGATCGGCTGCCCGATGCGAACGCTGGGACCAGGAGGATGTGATCCTGATCTCCTACGGCGACAGCATTCGCACCGGCGGCGAAGCGCCGCTGCGGACGTTGGGGCGGTTTCTCCGCGAACACCTCGAAGGGTTGATCAGCACGGTCCATATCCTGCCCTTCTTCCCGTTCAGTTCCGATGACGGCTTCTCGGTGATCGACTACGCCGCCGTCGACCCGGAGCTGGGAGACTGGAAGGATATCGCCGCGATCAGGCAGGATTTCGACCTGATGATCGACCTGGTGATCAACCACGTCTCGCGCGAAAGCCTGTGGTTCATCGATTTCATCAACAACCGGCCGCCGGCCTGCTATTACTTCATCGAGATGGACCCCCAGGTCGACCTCAGCGATGTCGTCCGGCCCCGCCAGAACAAGGTGCTGACCCCGGTCCACACCCATCGCGGCCTGAAGCACGTCTGGTCGACCTTCAGCGAAGACCAGATCGACCTGAATTTCGCCAACCCCAACGTCCTGCTCTAA
- a CDS encoding DegQ family serine endoprotease, translating into MSKKNLPFVPLIVLLLALAWPCSLPAVTTPDFAVLSQELKPAVVNISTAKTVKPRPSLRPGLPSTRDDFFDEFFERFFGGQPHSPRKERSLGSGFIISKDGFILTNDHVVNGADEIKVKLADGRTFSATVKGTDPKLDLALLKIDTGENLPVAELGDSEKVRVGEWVMAIGNPFGLEQTVTVGIVSAKGRVIGAGPYDDFIQTDASINPGNSGGPLFNARGEVVGINTAIIAGGQGIGFAIPVNAAKEIADQLRETGHVTRGWLGVSVQQVSEELAESFGLEEPKGALVSEVTPESPAEKAGIKRGDIITAFGGEKIDELRDLPRLVAATPVDKAVEVKVFRNGKTKKLSVKVGRLREEGQAEAAGETGGELGLSVADISPEVARRYDLVGTEGVLVTAIDPSGAASRSNLRPGDLILEINGKEVKNVAGFRAVAGKVKKDEVLRLLVQRGKGLFYTTLKVE; encoded by the coding sequence ATGTCGAAAAAGAACCTGCCCTTTGTCCCCCTGATCGTGCTGCTGCTCGCCCTTGCCTGGCCGTGCTCCCTGCCCGCAGTCACGACTCCCGATTTCGCCGTTCTCTCCCAGGAACTCAAGCCGGCGGTGGTCAATATCAGCACCGCCAAGACCGTCAAGCCCCGGCCTTCCCTGAGGCCCGGCCTGCCTTCGACCCGGGACGATTTCTTCGACGAGTTTTTCGAGCGCTTCTTCGGCGGCCAGCCCCATTCCCCCCGCAAGGAACGCTCCCTGGGGTCGGGCTTTATCATCTCCAAGGACGGTTTCATCCTGACCAACGACCACGTGGTCAACGGCGCCGACGAGATCAAGGTCAAGCTGGCCGACGGGCGCACCTTCTCAGCCACCGTCAAGGGGACAGACCCCAAGCTCGACCTCGCCCTGCTCAAGATCGACACCGGTGAGAACCTGCCCGTGGCGGAGCTGGGCGACAGCGAAAAGGTGCGGGTCGGCGAGTGGGTCATGGCCATCGGCAACCCCTTCGGCCTGGAGCAGACCGTGACCGTCGGCATCGTTTCGGCCAAGGGCCGGGTCATCGGCGCCGGTCCCTACGACGACTTTATCCAGACCGACGCCTCCATCAACCCCGGCAACTCGGGGGGCCCCCTGTTCAACGCCCGGGGGGAGGTGGTGGGGATCAACACCGCCATCATCGCCGGGGGCCAGGGGATCGGGTTCGCCATTCCGGTCAACGCCGCCAAGGAGATCGCCGACCAGCTCCGGGAGACGGGGCACGTCACCCGCGGCTGGCTGGGGGTCTCCGTCCAGCAGGTTTCCGAGGAGCTGGCCGAGTCCTTCGGCCTGGAGGAGCCCAAAGGGGCCCTCGTCTCCGAGGTGACGCCCGAATCGCCCGCCGAGAAGGCCGGCATCAAGAGGGGCGACATCATTACGGCTTTCGGCGGTGAGAAGATCGACGAGCTTCGGGATCTGCCGCGCCTGGTGGCTGCCACGCCCGTCGACAAGGCCGTCGAGGTCAAGGTCTTCCGCAACGGCAAGACCAAAAAACTCTCGGTCAAGGTCGGCAGGCTCCGGGAAGAGGGGCAGGCCGAGGCGGCCGGCGAGACGGGCGGGGAACTCGGTCTCTCCGTGGCCGACATCTCCCCGGAGGTGGCGCGGCGCTACGACCTGGTGGGGACCGAGGGGGTCCTGGTCACGGCCATCGACCCTTCCGGGGCGGCTTCCCGCTCCAACCTGCGGCCGGGGGACCTGATTCTCGAGATCAACGGCAAGGAGGTCAAAAACGTGGCCGGCTTCCGGGCCGTCGCCGGAAAGGTCAAGAAGGACGAGGTGCTGCGCCTGCTCGTGCAGCGCGGCAAGGGACTCTTCTACACGACCCTGAAGGTGGAGTAG
- a CDS encoding ATP-binding protein, producing the protein MFYRTIRFRLTLWYVLTLAVILAASGFFWHLNLTRDQVRRTDHRLTLISEEVAAFRLKSQEGQPALPRQADGYCESLEGFLRDRGWMEYVQVISEQGELACFSSNLRKLSLPLSEQALKSARRGDSFFETRRDLKSFPIRILTRPLGVPGGSLVLVQVGASMALAEESLHDLRLMLMTFSPLALLIVLVGGWFLAGRALAPVMHITREVRKITADNLSQRLPVIKAEDEMGHLTETFNSMLARLETSFSKIKQFSGDASHELRTPLTILKGETEVAQRWAKTPDEFRKMLQSNLEEIDRMERIIENLLTLAKSEAGERPLKISEFSLSDLLQDLYLQGKTLGEDGGIDVILDMEVTREILMRGDQPQLQRLFLNLITNGIKYTPGGGRVEVGLTLREGQALVTVADNGIGIEAGHLPHIFDRFYRVDEARNREVGGTGLGLAIGKSIAEAHGGGISVRSTPGQGTVFTVRLPLAGPPAHA; encoded by the coding sequence TTGTTCTACCGGACCATCCGATTCCGGCTTACCCTCTGGTATGTCCTGACCCTGGCCGTCATCCTGGCGGCCAGTGGTTTTTTCTGGCACCTCAACCTCACCCGTGACCAGGTCAGGCGCACCGATCACCGGCTGACCCTGATCTCCGAGGAGGTTGCCGCCTTTCGGCTGAAAAGCCAAGAGGGCCAGCCCGCGCTGCCGCGGCAGGCGGACGGGTACTGCGAGTCGCTGGAAGGCTTCCTGCGCGACAGGGGCTGGATGGAGTACGTGCAGGTGATCAGCGAGCAGGGCGAACTCGCCTGCTTCTCCAGCAACCTTAGAAAACTCTCCCTCCCTCTTTCCGAACAGGCCCTTAAGAGCGCTCGCCGGGGAGACTCTTTCTTCGAAACCCGCAGAGACCTGAAGTCTTTTCCCATCCGTATCCTGACTCGCCCTCTCGGCGTCCCCGGGGGAAGTCTCGTGCTGGTCCAGGTCGGGGCGAGCATGGCTCTGGCGGAGGAGTCGCTGCACGATTTGCGTCTAATGCTCATGACCTTCAGCCCGCTGGCCCTGCTGATCGTCCTGGTCGGGGGGTGGTTTCTCGCCGGCAGGGCGCTCGCCCCGGTCATGCACATTACCCGCGAGGTTCGCAAGATCACGGCCGACAATCTGTCCCAGCGTCTTCCGGTGATAAAGGCCGAGGACGAGATGGGGCACCTGACCGAGACCTTCAATTCCATGCTCGCCCGCCTTGAGACCTCCTTCAGCAAGATCAAGCAGTTTTCCGGGGACGCCTCCCACGAGTTGCGCACCCCCCTGACCATTCTCAAAGGGGAGACCGAGGTGGCCCAGCGTTGGGCCAAGACCCCCGACGAGTTCCGCAAGATGCTCCAGTCCAACCTGGAGGAGATCGACCGCATGGAGCGGATCATCGAAAATCTCCTGACCCTGGCCAAGAGCGAGGCGGGGGAGCGGCCACTGAAGATCTCCGAGTTCAGCCTCAGCGACCTTCTGCAGGACCTCTACCTGCAGGGCAAGACCCTGGGGGAGGACGGGGGCATCGACGTCATCCTCGACATGGAGGTGACCCGCGAGATCCTCATGCGGGGGGACCAGCCCCAGCTGCAGCGGCTCTTTCTCAACCTCATCACCAACGGCATCAAATACACCCCGGGTGGGGGCAGGGTCGAGGTCGGACTGACCCTCCGGGAAGGACAGGCCCTGGTGACGGTCGCCGACAACGGCATCGGCATAGAGGCCGGGCACCTGCCCCACATCTTCGACCGTTTCTACCGGGTGGACGAGGCCCGCAACCGCGAAGTCGGGGGGACGGGGCTGGGGCTGGCGATCGGCAAGTCCATCGCCGAGGCCCACGGGGGCGGGATTTCCGTTCGCTCGACCCCGGGCCAGGGGACGGTCTTCACCGTGCGCCTGCCCCTGGCGGGTCCGCCCGCCCACGCCTGA
- a CDS encoding response regulator transcription factor: MRVLVVEDEKKVANFIKRGLEEESFTVDVAQDGEEGLSLGGQNFYDVIIMDVMLPKMDGLAVIKALREKDVRTPVLCLTAKDTVEDIVSGLDSGSDDYLTKPFAFAELLARLRALIRRGAQERGAELTFADLRLDPVSHRVWRSEKEIELTAKEYGLLEYFMRNPNQVLTRTQIAEHVWDYTFDSFTNIIDVYVNYLRKKVDRDYDKKLIHTVRGVGYVLQED; the protein is encoded by the coding sequence ATGCGCGTTCTGGTGGTTGAAGACGAGAAAAAGGTTGCTAATTTCATCAAGCGGGGTCTGGAGGAAGAATCCTTCACCGTGGACGTCGCACAGGATGGCGAAGAGGGGTTGAGCCTTGGAGGGCAGAATTTCTACGATGTCATCATCATGGATGTCATGCTGCCCAAAATGGACGGGTTGGCGGTCATCAAGGCCCTCAGGGAGAAGGATGTGCGCACCCCCGTCCTCTGCCTCACCGCCAAGGACACCGTGGAGGACATCGTCTCCGGGCTCGATTCGGGCAGCGATGACTACCTCACCAAGCCCTTCGCTTTCGCCGAACTGCTGGCGCGTCTCCGGGCCCTCATCCGCCGCGGCGCCCAGGAACGGGGCGCCGAACTCACCTTCGCCGATCTTCGCCTCGACCCTGTTTCCCACCGCGTCTGGCGTTCGGAGAAGGAGATCGAACTGACCGCCAAGGAATACGGGCTGTTGGAGTACTTCATGCGCAACCCCAACCAGGTCCTTACCCGGACTCAGATCGCCGAGCATGTCTGGGATTATACCTTCGACTCCTTCACCAACATCATCGACGTCTATGTGAATTACCTGCGCAAGAAGGTCGATCGCGACTACGACAAGAAACTCATCCATACGGTCCGGGGAGTCGGTTACGTCCTCCAGGAGGATTAG
- a CDS encoding pyruvate, water dikinase regulatory protein, with amino-acid sequence MPASQPVFLLSDATGETAEKMVMAALTQFRGKQVRLKRISHVLNKNQVYEALDEVLRDRGLVVYTIVNRELAQLTHDECASLGLPSIDLITPLLMKLSEFFGRSPKEAPGLLHGVDEEYFRRIDAVEFTVKHDDGQETRQLHQADIVLVGVSRTSKTPLSVYLAHRGWKVANVPLVKGIEPPAELFQVDPKRVACLVIDPQRLVELRAARLRNLGQDPRAAYADYDEIEEELRFARGFFRRHTWVMVNVTGKAVEETANEVLVKLKLK; translated from the coding sequence ATGCCCGCTTCCCAGCCCGTTTTCCTCCTTTCTGACGCCACGGGGGAGACGGCCGAAAAGATGGTCATGGCGGCCCTGACCCAGTTCCGGGGGAAGCAGGTCCGGCTCAAGCGGATCAGCCATGTCTTGAACAAGAACCAGGTCTACGAGGCTCTCGATGAGGTACTGCGGGACAGGGGCCTTGTGGTCTACACCATCGTCAACCGCGAACTGGCGCAGCTCACCCACGACGAATGTGCCTCCCTGGGGCTGCCCAGCATTGATCTGATCACCCCGCTGTTGATGAAGCTCTCCGAGTTTTTCGGGCGCTCCCCGAAGGAGGCTCCGGGGCTGCTGCACGGCGTGGACGAAGAGTATTTCCGGCGCATCGACGCCGTGGAGTTCACCGTCAAGCACGACGACGGCCAGGAGACCCGCCAGTTGCACCAGGCCGACATCGTCCTGGTCGGCGTCTCCCGAACCAGCAAAACCCCCCTTTCGGTCTATCTGGCCCATCGGGGGTGGAAGGTGGCCAATGTCCCCCTTGTCAAGGGCATCGAGCCGCCGGCCGAGCTTTTCCAGGTTGACCCGAAGCGGGTCGCCTGCCTGGTCATCGACCCCCAGCGCCTCGTGGAGCTGAGGGCGGCGCGGCTGCGAAACCTGGGCCAGGACCCCCGGGCGGCCTATGCCGACTACGATGAAATCGAGGAAGAGCTCCGGTTTGCCCGCGGTTTTTTCAGGCGTCATACCTGGGTCATGGTGAACGTCACGGGAAAGGCCGTGGAGGAGACCGCTAACGAGGTCCTGGTCAAGCTTAAATTGAAATAG
- the prmA gene encoding 50S ribosomal protein L11 methyltransferase has product MSRNWAEMRIQVPAAGVDLVCHELAELGCDGVCVEERKLDTFVAPDPDEMPAGDLVIKAYFPEGEGLEPLRRQVLDRLTWLANLVPGLTPALPEVSRVAQEDWAEGWKQHFSAVRIGRRLVVKPSWEAFSPAPGDVVVTLDPGMAFGTGTHGTTRLCLEALDRLFDGAPAPQRILDVGTGSGILAIAAAALGAGRVLACDIEEAAVQCARENALRNRVEDRVEVTGEPLEALEGSFHAVIANILAEENIRLAPELIRRLAPGGTLILSGILVEKEPEVIEAFSRYGLSGPEVHRQQEWSCILYRQEG; this is encoded by the coding sequence ATGAGTCGTAACTGGGCGGAAATGCGCATACAAGTCCCCGCAGCGGGAGTCGATCTGGTCTGCCACGAACTGGCGGAGCTCGGGTGCGACGGGGTCTGCGTCGAGGAGCGGAAGCTGGACACCTTCGTCGCCCCCGACCCCGACGAAATGCCGGCTGGAGACTTGGTCATCAAGGCCTACTTCCCCGAGGGAGAGGGCCTCGAACCCCTGCGTCGCCAGGTCCTGGACCGGCTGACCTGGCTGGCGAACCTCGTCCCCGGCCTGACCCCCGCCCTGCCGGAGGTCTCCCGGGTGGCCCAGGAGGACTGGGCGGAGGGCTGGAAGCAGCATTTCAGCGCGGTCCGCATCGGCCGCCGCCTGGTCGTCAAACCGAGCTGGGAGGCCTTCTCCCCCGCCCCCGGAGACGTGGTGGTCACCCTCGACCCCGGCATGGCCTTCGGGACCGGAACCCACGGAACCACGCGCCTCTGCCTGGAGGCCCTGGACCGCCTGTTCGACGGGGCCCCTGCGCCGCAGCGGATCCTCGACGTCGGCACCGGGTCGGGCATCCTGGCCATCGCCGCCGCGGCCCTGGGAGCCGGGCGGGTCCTGGCCTGCGACATCGAGGAGGCGGCCGTGCAATGCGCCCGGGAAAACGCCCTGCGCAACCGGGTCGAGGACCGGGTGGAGGTCACCGGAGAGCCGCTCGAGGCTCTGGAGGGGAGCTTTCACGCCGTGATCGCCAACATCCTGGCCGAGGAGAACATCCGCCTCGCTCCGGAGTTGATTCGCCGCCTCGCGCCCGGGGGCACCCTGATCCTGTCCGGCATCCTGGTGGAGAAAGAGCCGGAGGTCATCGAAGCGTTTTCCCGCTACGGCCTGAGCGGCCCGGAAGTCCATCGGCAGCAGGAGTGGTCCTGCATCCTGTACCGCCAAGAGGGTTGA
- a CDS encoding 16S rRNA (uracil(1498)-N(3))-methyltransferase has product MRRFFVPEQTLCGSEVPLFGETLHHLGTVLRLPEGEEVLLLDGAGTVCRCRIEALAKAEGKARVLERWQETETAFPVHLYQALPKGERMELVLQKGTELGIRAFTPLLAGRTIPRLPAARAEKRRQRWERIVREAARQCRRPCLPRLDAPRTMTEALPECDQELRLMLWEQGSRPLNEVLPPAPPRSAAILVGPEGGFGADEAGQAREAGFLPVRIGPRILRTETAGFAVAAILQYLYGDLGAGPGGPAPLKEAL; this is encoded by the coding sequence ATGCGACGCTTTTTCGTCCCGGAACAGACCCTGTGCGGCAGCGAGGTGCCGCTATTTGGCGAAACCCTTCACCACCTGGGCACGGTTCTTCGGCTGCCCGAGGGCGAAGAAGTCCTCCTGCTCGACGGGGCCGGCACCGTGTGCCGCTGCCGCATCGAAGCCCTCGCCAAAGCCGAGGGCAAAGCCCGGGTCCTGGAGCGCTGGCAGGAGACCGAAACCGCCTTTCCGGTCCACCTTTACCAGGCCCTGCCCAAGGGCGAGCGGATGGAACTGGTGCTGCAGAAGGGAACCGAACTCGGCATCAGGGCCTTCACCCCTCTGCTGGCCGGCCGCACAATACCGCGGCTTCCGGCGGCCCGGGCGGAAAAGCGCCGACAGCGCTGGGAGCGCATCGTCCGTGAGGCGGCCCGCCAGTGCCGGCGGCCCTGTCTGCCCCGCCTCGACGCGCCCCGAACGATGACGGAGGCGTTGCCGGAATGCGACCAGGAGCTGCGCCTCATGCTCTGGGAGCAGGGAAGCCGCCCCCTGAACGAGGTCCTCCCCCCCGCCCCGCCCCGAAGCGCCGCAATCCTCGTGGGCCCGGAGGGCGGGTTCGGCGCCGACGAGGCGGGACAGGCCCGCGAGGCGGGCTTTCTCCCGGTCCGCATCGGCCCCCGCATCCTGCGCACCGAAACCGCGGGTTTCGCGGTGGCAGCCATCTTGCAATACCTGTATGGAGACTTGGGCGCCGGTCCCGGTGGACCCGCTCCCCTGAAGGAGGCCCTATGA